The Verrucomicrobium spinosum DSM 4136 = JCM 18804 genome includes a region encoding these proteins:
- a CDS encoding DUF4893 domain-containing protein produces MLNTPFSLRTAARLLTAASAFSVLAAAAPLTMAQELAKADPLVGYMETSHGQLLKAAEHLLREEVKPHLTSNDADTLQAANEVIRLLDMKREPMPIPSTFVGKWRVRSIQGSNLGVYAYPFFSCEIRREGAKGIAFQKHSGSQRRVGVLLPYSADSLLFLGGSYYEDDKPQGYSNLRGGKGAGSDAGQEDRDSVGQLYQLAPGHLLMIFAPISGRGEIYELKKS; encoded by the coding sequence ATGTTAAATACCCCCTTCTCCCTTCGTACGGCTGCTCGTCTCCTGACGGCAGCTTCCGCCTTCAGTGTGCTTGCGGCAGCGGCGCCCCTGACCATGGCGCAGGAACTTGCCAAGGCCGATCCTCTGGTCGGCTATATGGAAACCAGCCACGGACAGCTCCTCAAAGCAGCAGAGCATCTCCTGCGCGAGGAAGTGAAACCGCACCTCACCTCCAACGACGCCGATACGCTCCAGGCGGCCAATGAGGTGATCCGCCTGCTCGACATGAAACGTGAGCCCATGCCCATTCCCTCCACCTTCGTGGGGAAATGGCGGGTGCGCAGCATTCAGGGCTCGAACCTCGGGGTTTATGCCTATCCTTTCTTTTCCTGTGAAATCCGTCGTGAAGGGGCCAAGGGCATTGCCTTCCAGAAACACAGCGGTTCCCAGCGTCGGGTGGGTGTGCTGCTGCCTTACTCGGCAGACTCGCTGCTCTTTCTCGGCGGCAGCTATTATGAGGACGACAAGCCACAGGGTTATAGCAACCTCCGCGGCGGCAAGGGTGCCGGGTCAGATGCTGGGCAGGAAGATCGCGACAGTGTCGGCCAGCTCTATCAATTGGCCCCTGGGCATTTGCTCATGATCTTCGCGCCCATTAGCGGGCGTGGGGAGATCTATGAGCTCAAGAAGAGTTAG
- a CDS encoding type III secretion system chaperone produces MADNDTPASTPSAEPLNLEKLMEEVGPLIEAGEVRQYEPNRWAIAFDDDFGVEVEHDVDLNKLVLYTNLGHPPAGDEAASYKLLLHVATMWRETGGLRMGLDPVDDSVVQIYDFPLAGVELEDLEVQIRNFADTALHARKVLAGAGSTAQDSESSDDSLHFMRV; encoded by the coding sequence ATGGCCGACAACGACACTCCTGCTTCGACCCCCTCCGCAGAACCCTTGAACTTGGAAAAGCTCATGGAGGAAGTGGGGCCCCTCATTGAGGCGGGAGAGGTCCGCCAGTATGAGCCCAACCGCTGGGCGATCGCATTTGACGATGACTTTGGCGTGGAAGTGGAGCACGACGTGGACCTGAACAAGCTCGTGCTCTATACGAACCTGGGCCACCCGCCTGCCGGAGACGAGGCTGCCTCATATAAACTGTTGCTGCACGTCGCCACCATGTGGCGGGAGACTGGCGGCCTTCGCATGGGGCTGGACCCGGTGGATGACTCCGTGGTCCAGATCTATGACTTCCCGCTCGCCGGTGTGGAACTGGAAGACCTGGAAGTGCAGATCCGCAACTTCGCCGATACCGCTCTTCACGCCCGGAAAGTCCTCGCCGGGGCCGGCAGCACGGCCCAGGACAGTGAGAGCTCCGATGACAGCCTGCACTTCATGCGCGTCTAA
- a CDS encoding regulator of G-protein signaling domain-containing protein, whose translation MPISLQASHKAELRVEVGKTTVEELQKFQQDVQAKGGGEIRARKNDDGSHTLYVAADKKVRLRAVFGESYGAEARAGKVALAKDLMKEIISRRLPDRPEGQNTALLGRIDERSSVARLGLALDEVRIASDLSHQEMYDKMPPKLQDHYKQLGTIMTTPNLKEAFGASMEQQFVRENFDFLSLVQQYEKTSNPHEKLALAEKIYKLVESPENPPSRSGIQQINLSASMAGKITEGIEHLRQAIVPGQEPSEADKQLLNDLFAQSKGEIVKLSKPALENFIGGHSFKAEAAKAHSAKVSGESSSVPSSRLAPGSGEAFNTQVDSFTSIPKLMGDPEIRAAYKQHLSGGPQQASFERYEQIEVLAQLAESGDVSDTELLQHCQEMFVDNVPEDQRDDPFFEMVSSRLQGIREEHEILGGDMESRIGQEQLFGPEEDGQDNLVRGKLKDFLKEMQADAANGLKGAGLKSFVDSPQGERTGQLGKIVAQRMFNEDMDWAPGKETHVGSFERFRGVDLEGSGGATGSGRAKVGGQFFQVKDSIIHAGRGRRMKAGGLNTENYGEVISSNIARSMLPRGDRRLVPDVALRQDSVKHEAIVTSKYLAGGKGDLKGLYIELAGPLPRGQKHPKIQLDAPEGARSGGGVLRLSGQASQDVQRNIALSALMGDHDVNPGNMIATQDGRVGRIDFGHAFNELINGIGGRATGGGGVRNKENRILDFFNREEISGNPLVRGQSKPKLWRDYTGAGPSEGMTQALRDIAGSQDSLEGITQAKSQFTDLIAQLEAEGTPEARAQIKDLTESLARIARNIEKPITATEPGEIVKEVFNNIEAFVVEGQAQMREVADLSELQTKIDAFIASTRGNPDAPIPDDIQQAYTQLTNSSVKLEDGSGLNWMKHTDGTPAFQGSLTAFIQTRRAEIAAE comes from the coding sequence ATGCCCATCAGCTTGCAAGCATCCCACAAGGCCGAACTTCGGGTCGAAGTCGGGAAAACCACCGTCGAGGAACTTCAGAAGTTCCAGCAGGACGTTCAAGCCAAGGGTGGCGGTGAAATCCGGGCCCGGAAGAACGACGACGGTTCGCACACGCTCTACGTGGCTGCTGACAAGAAGGTGCGGCTTCGCGCCGTCTTTGGAGAATCCTACGGTGCGGAAGCGCGAGCCGGGAAGGTGGCCCTCGCCAAGGATCTGATGAAGGAAATCATCTCCCGTCGCCTTCCGGATCGTCCCGAGGGGCAGAACACTGCCCTGCTAGGCCGCATCGATGAGCGCAGCAGTGTCGCCCGACTGGGGCTGGCGCTGGATGAGGTGCGGATCGCCAGTGACCTCTCCCACCAGGAGATGTACGACAAGATGCCACCCAAGCTGCAGGACCACTACAAGCAGCTCGGGACCATCATGACCACGCCGAATTTGAAAGAGGCGTTCGGGGCCAGCATGGAGCAGCAGTTCGTGAGGGAGAACTTCGACTTCCTGAGCCTCGTGCAGCAGTACGAGAAGACGAGCAATCCGCATGAGAAGCTGGCGCTGGCCGAGAAGATCTACAAGCTGGTGGAGTCCCCGGAGAACCCGCCTTCACGCAGCGGGATTCAGCAGATCAACTTGAGTGCTTCGATGGCGGGAAAGATTACGGAGGGCATTGAGCACCTCCGTCAGGCCATCGTGCCGGGGCAGGAGCCTTCCGAGGCGGACAAGCAACTCCTGAACGATCTCTTCGCCCAGTCCAAAGGTGAGATCGTCAAGCTGTCGAAGCCCGCTCTGGAAAACTTCATCGGCGGACATTCCTTCAAGGCGGAAGCGGCGAAGGCGCACTCCGCCAAGGTCTCTGGAGAGAGCTCTTCCGTTCCCTCCAGCCGTCTTGCGCCTGGATCCGGGGAGGCCTTCAACACGCAGGTGGATTCTTTCACCAGCATCCCCAAGCTGATGGGTGACCCGGAGATCCGTGCGGCCTACAAGCAGCATCTGAGCGGGGGCCCCCAGCAGGCCAGCTTTGAGCGCTACGAGCAGATCGAGGTTCTCGCCCAGCTGGCCGAAAGCGGTGACGTCAGCGACACAGAGCTTCTCCAGCACTGCCAGGAGATGTTTGTGGATAACGTGCCCGAAGACCAGCGCGATGATCCCTTCTTCGAGATGGTCAGCAGCCGTTTGCAGGGGATCCGTGAAGAACACGAAATCCTCGGCGGAGACATGGAGAGCCGCATCGGACAGGAGCAGCTGTTTGGGCCAGAGGAAGACGGCCAGGACAATCTCGTGCGTGGCAAGCTCAAGGACTTCCTGAAGGAAATGCAGGCCGATGCCGCCAATGGCCTGAAAGGGGCCGGGCTCAAGAGTTTCGTGGACTCCCCGCAGGGCGAGAGGACCGGTCAGCTGGGCAAGATCGTCGCTCAACGCATGTTCAACGAGGACATGGACTGGGCACCTGGCAAAGAGACGCACGTGGGCTCCTTCGAGCGCTTCCGCGGGGTGGACCTGGAGGGCTCCGGCGGAGCCACGGGCAGTGGTCGCGCCAAGGTAGGCGGACAGTTCTTCCAGGTGAAGGACTCCATCATCCACGCAGGCCGGGGGCGCCGCATGAAGGCGGGCGGGCTGAACACGGAAAACTACGGTGAAGTGATTTCCTCAAACATCGCGCGCTCCATGCTGCCGAGAGGGGATCGCCGTCTGGTGCCTGATGTGGCATTGCGTCAGGATAGCGTGAAGCATGAGGCGATTGTCACCTCGAAGTATCTGGCGGGCGGCAAGGGAGACCTCAAGGGGCTCTATATTGAGCTGGCCGGACCCCTGCCTCGCGGGCAGAAACACCCGAAAATCCAGCTCGACGCCCCAGAGGGTGCTCGCAGTGGCGGCGGCGTGCTGCGCTTGAGCGGCCAGGCCTCCCAGGATGTGCAGCGCAACATCGCCCTCTCCGCGCTCATGGGCGACCATGACGTGAACCCGGGCAACATGATTGCCACGCAGGACGGTCGCGTGGGTCGCATCGACTTTGGCCACGCTTTCAATGAGCTGATCAACGGCATTGGCGGTCGGGCGACAGGTGGTGGCGGGGTGCGCAACAAGGAGAACCGCATCCTCGACTTCTTCAACCGCGAGGAGATCAGCGGCAACCCGCTGGTGCGTGGACAAAGCAAGCCCAAGCTCTGGCGCGACTACACTGGAGCCGGTCCGTCCGAAGGGATGACCCAGGCGCTGCGGGATATCGCCGGCAGCCAGGACTCCCTGGAAGGTATCACGCAGGCCAAGTCACAGTTCACCGATCTCATCGCCCAGCTCGAAGCAGAAGGCACCCCTGAAGCCCGTGCGCAGATCAAGGATCTGACTGAGTCCCTCGCCCGCATTGCCAGGAACATCGAGAAGCCCATCACGGCCACCGAGCCCGGAGAGATCGTGAAGGAAGTCTTCAACAACATCGAGGCGTTCGTGGTGGAGGGCCAGGCCCAGATGCGTGAGGTGGCGGACCTTTCCGAGCTACAGACCAAGATCGATGCCTTCATCGCCAGCACCCGCGGCAATCCGGACGCACCGATCCCGGATGACATCCAGCAGGCCTATACCCAGCTGACTAACAGCTCCGTGAAACTGGAAGACGGCTCCGGCCTCAACTGGATGAAGCACACCGATGGCACCCCGGCGTTCCAGGGGAGCCTGACCGCTTTCATCCAGACGCGCCGCGCGGAAATCGCGGCTGAGTAA
- a CDS encoding phenylacetate--CoA ligase family protein, with protein sequence MRFHPPRESFLWLKALWNHWRNGRFTRSQLEAAQLRKFRKLAAWAQARSPYYRRLMKERQIDPATCVPTDFPLLTKREVNEHFDEIVTDRQISRQRIADFLARSADPAELMDGKYHVLHTSGTSGTIGYFVYSKADWIRGASQVARASRLRWRKRVAFVAATQGHFAGVSLMLTGNQGSNSFFHDVRTFDVGQPLGKIVEELNRFQPEVLSGYAAILKMLAEAQERGELRIQPTELGNGGEPLLPDVKAYLERVFGVPVLNGYASSEHLYMAMSLRGVEGMHLLEDDLIFELGDDYTAVTNLFNETMPLIRYRMDDVLVPDREAAPSRYPYTRVREVVGRQENALVFTNVHGQEDFIHPIVVAELVVPGLNAWQVVLEDKTSFRFRARLENGLGVEERTSTHEAVHRTLRGLLEGKEMSNVRFQVEEVDDLAVDPRSGKFRLVVKE encoded by the coding sequence ATGAGGTTTCACCCCCCTAGAGAATCCTTTCTGTGGCTTAAGGCCTTGTGGAATCACTGGCGGAATGGCCGTTTCACCCGCTCGCAACTGGAGGCGGCGCAGCTGCGCAAATTCCGCAAACTTGCGGCTTGGGCGCAAGCGCGATCCCCATACTACCGTCGCCTTATGAAAGAGCGGCAGATCGACCCCGCCACGTGTGTGCCGACGGACTTCCCTTTGCTGACCAAGCGGGAGGTGAATGAGCATTTTGACGAAATCGTCACGGACCGCCAGATCAGCCGTCAGCGCATCGCCGATTTCCTCGCCCGTTCGGCGGATCCGGCGGAGTTGATGGATGGCAAATATCACGTGCTGCACACGTCTGGCACCTCTGGCACCATCGGTTACTTTGTTTACTCCAAGGCCGACTGGATTCGCGGTGCCAGCCAGGTGGCGCGGGCTTCACGCTTGCGGTGGCGGAAGCGCGTGGCATTTGTCGCAGCCACCCAGGGCCACTTTGCCGGCGTGAGTCTCATGCTGACTGGCAACCAGGGGTCCAACAGCTTCTTCCACGACGTGCGGACCTTCGATGTCGGCCAGCCGCTGGGCAAGATCGTGGAGGAGCTCAACCGCTTCCAGCCGGAGGTGTTGAGCGGCTACGCAGCCATCCTGAAGATGCTGGCCGAGGCCCAGGAGCGCGGCGAGTTGCGCATCCAGCCAACGGAACTGGGCAACGGCGGCGAACCGCTGCTGCCGGATGTGAAGGCGTATCTGGAGCGGGTCTTCGGCGTGCCCGTGCTCAATGGCTACGCCTCCAGCGAGCATCTCTACATGGCCATGTCACTGCGCGGGGTGGAAGGCATGCACCTGCTGGAGGACGACCTCATCTTTGAACTGGGTGACGACTACACCGCAGTGACGAATTTGTTCAACGAGACCATGCCCCTCATCCGGTACCGCATGGACGACGTGCTGGTGCCCGACCGCGAGGCCGCTCCCAGCCGGTACCCCTATACCCGCGTACGGGAGGTGGTGGGCCGGCAAGAGAACGCCCTTGTCTTTACGAACGTGCACGGGCAGGAGGATTTCATTCATCCGATTGTTGTGGCAGAACTGGTTGTGCCGGGCCTAAACGCCTGGCAGGTGGTGCTGGAGGACAAGACCTCCTTCCGCTTTCGCGCCCGCCTGGAGAACGGCCTCGGAGTAGAGGAAAGAACTTCCACCCACGAAGCCGTCCATCGCACCCTGCGCGGGCTGCTGGAGGGCAAGGAGATGTCCAACGTGAGATTCCAGGTGGAGGAGGTGGATGATCTGGCGGTAGATCCACGCTCTGGAAAGTTCCGTCTGGTGGTGAAGGAGTGA
- a CDS encoding aldo/keto reductase — protein MNTLPAAHRIGLGTYQLGSRTYEVCRTALDLGYRHFDTAALYRNEAEVARAVADGGVSREELFVVSKILSKDVAVPARVLPAARETVKRLGRVDLLLLHAPAGGWLRAWELLQEVGNWPEVGAVGVSNFDLRHLEALVANGLPLPAWNQIEVSPFLPRTALVQWCQRHGVWVAAHSPLVKGRRMDDPVLKEVAAQNKVTPAQVLIAWSLAQRLVALPRSSQPAHLAENLQALQMALTAQELLRLAALEDGFATHPQHAPAAGR, from the coding sequence TTGAACACACTGCCGGCGGCGCACCGCATCGGACTGGGCACCTATCAACTGGGTTCCCGGACCTATGAGGTGTGCCGTACCGCATTGGACCTTGGCTACCGGCATTTCGATACCGCTGCCCTTTATCGCAATGAGGCGGAGGTGGCTCGTGCCGTGGCGGATGGCGGAGTCTCCAGGGAGGAGCTGTTTGTTGTTTCCAAGATCCTTTCAAAGGACGTGGCCGTGCCCGCACGGGTGCTCCCCGCCGCACGCGAAACTGTGAAGCGCCTTGGCCGGGTGGATCTGCTGCTGCTTCATGCTCCCGCCGGGGGCTGGTTGCGGGCCTGGGAGCTGTTGCAAGAAGTCGGCAATTGGCCGGAGGTGGGCGCAGTGGGCGTGAGCAATTTTGACCTGCGGCATTTAGAAGCTTTGGTGGCAAATGGATTGCCCTTGCCTGCCTGGAACCAGATTGAGGTCAGCCCCTTCCTGCCACGAACGGCCCTCGTTCAGTGGTGCCAGCGGCATGGGGTATGGGTCGCAGCGCATTCGCCCTTGGTCAAGGGGCGGCGAATGGATGATCCAGTGTTGAAGGAAGTGGCTGCTCAGAACAAGGTGACACCGGCACAGGTGTTGATTGCCTGGTCTCTGGCCCAACGGCTGGTCGCGCTCCCTCGCTCGTCCCAACCCGCGCATCTGGCAGAGAACCTGCAAGCCCTCCAGATGGCGCTTACAGCTCAGGAGCTGCTTCGCCTTGCTGCCCTGGAGGACGGCTTTGCCACGCATCCTCAGCATGCCCCCGCAGCCGGGCGATGA
- the recA gene encoding recombinase RecA, protein MARAPKETSSEPVSNKIADARAKNLEMAIQQIHKDYGEGSILRMGEENRTEISIIPTGNLLIDQALGIGGFPRGRVVEVYGPESSGKTTLTLTVIAQAQKTGGLAAFIDVEHALDPNYARKLGVKMEELLVSQPSSGEEALRICETLVRSNALDVIVIDSVAALVTRQELEGEIGDATVGAQARLMSAALRKLTAIISKARTCCIFTNQIREKVGVMFGNPETTPGGKALKFYSSVRIDIRRIGAIKSSDGTTTGNRTKVKVVKNKLAPPYTEAEFDIMYNEGISGVGSLLDLALEYDILQKRGSWISYKGTQLAQGRDACKEALKADTALYADVEEQVKARLAEKLANSGSKSSRSNGAGLPSAAISDDEAGE, encoded by the coding sequence ATGGCCCGCGCACCCAAAGAAACGTCCTCTGAACCCGTCTCCAACAAGATTGCAGACGCCCGGGCCAAGAATCTGGAGATGGCGATCCAGCAGATTCACAAGGATTATGGTGAAGGTTCCATCCTGCGGATGGGCGAGGAGAATCGCACGGAAATCTCCATCATTCCTACTGGCAACCTCCTTATTGACCAAGCTCTTGGCATAGGCGGCTTTCCCCGCGGTCGTGTGGTCGAAGTGTACGGCCCGGAATCTTCCGGTAAAACCACGCTGACCCTCACGGTCATCGCCCAGGCTCAGAAAACCGGCGGTCTGGCCGCCTTCATCGACGTGGAGCATGCTCTTGATCCCAACTACGCCCGGAAACTGGGAGTGAAGATGGAAGAGCTCCTCGTCTCCCAGCCCAGCAGCGGTGAAGAAGCCCTGCGCATCTGTGAGACGCTGGTGCGCTCCAACGCCCTTGATGTGATCGTCATCGACTCCGTGGCCGCCCTCGTCACCCGCCAGGAACTGGAAGGGGAGATCGGCGACGCCACCGTGGGGGCCCAAGCCCGCCTTATGAGCGCGGCCCTACGGAAGCTCACCGCCATCATCTCCAAAGCCCGCACTTGCTGCATCTTCACCAACCAGATCCGTGAGAAGGTGGGCGTCATGTTCGGCAACCCCGAGACGACCCCTGGTGGCAAGGCCCTTAAGTTCTACTCCAGCGTCCGCATCGACATCCGCCGTATTGGAGCCATCAAGAGCTCGGACGGCACCACCACCGGGAACCGCACCAAGGTCAAGGTGGTGAAAAACAAGCTCGCGCCTCCGTACACTGAGGCCGAGTTTGACATCATGTACAACGAAGGCATCAGCGGCGTGGGTTCGCTGCTCGACCTCGCCCTCGAGTACGACATCCTTCAGAAGCGCGGATCGTGGATCAGCTACAAGGGCACTCAACTCGCCCAAGGGCGCGACGCTTGCAAAGAGGCCCTCAAGGCCGACACCGCCCTTTATGCGGACGTCGAAGAGCAGGTCAAAGCCCGCCTCGCTGAGAAACTCGCCAACAGCGGTAGCAAAAGCAGCCGCAGCAACGGCGCGGGCCTGCCCAGCGCCGCCATCAGCGACGACGAAGCCGGAGAATAA
- a CDS encoding alpha/beta hydrolase: MRPSFLPPLHAAIRSLSLLALTAGIASAVHASDVELTETVQLPECHSLGWVRANTQPKEQKTWDGVLDEAKWGTPSPQQAVSRNWDWRLTDEEWRQAVAAKGEGKKEDVKFDLWIPAGVKTAKGIVVMSGHGSGENLFKHPELRKLATELNLALFKFVGNPMQRGFWPRSLLYDRLKEFGQKSGHPELANAPLFLYGHSNGTGFSAIFTATESSRVWAWVSMRPGTTFQVYQPGAAQVPGLVIFGEDDPFLARPSKEENLTVVEVMRKKHAALWTSTVEPKTGHGPGGKTWPLVFSFLRHTFAARVPTDSDPGKGPIKLTVPAVESGNLGKNWDPATGGYQTLKTAPFQTYSGEKATASWLVNEAFAKDWQSFQREGKVAGGS; the protein is encoded by the coding sequence ATGCGCCCTTCGTTCCTGCCGCCTCTTCATGCTGCCATCCGCAGCCTCTCCCTGCTCGCCCTGACAGCGGGGATTGCGTCTGCGGTCCACGCCTCCGATGTAGAGCTCACCGAGACCGTGCAGCTCCCGGAGTGTCACAGCCTCGGCTGGGTGCGGGCCAACACGCAGCCCAAGGAACAGAAAACCTGGGACGGTGTGCTGGATGAGGCCAAGTGGGGCACGCCCTCCCCGCAGCAGGCGGTGTCCCGCAACTGGGACTGGCGGCTCACCGATGAAGAGTGGCGGCAGGCGGTGGCAGCCAAGGGCGAGGGGAAGAAGGAGGACGTGAAGTTTGACCTATGGATCCCCGCCGGCGTGAAAACCGCAAAGGGCATCGTGGTCATGTCCGGTCACGGCAGTGGAGAAAACCTCTTCAAACATCCGGAACTGCGCAAGCTGGCTACAGAGCTAAACCTCGCACTGTTCAAGTTCGTGGGCAATCCCATGCAGCGTGGCTTCTGGCCCCGCAGTCTGCTTTACGACCGGCTCAAGGAATTCGGCCAAAAGTCGGGACACCCTGAGCTGGCGAACGCGCCGCTCTTCCTCTACGGTCACTCCAACGGCACCGGCTTCTCTGCCATTTTCACCGCCACCGAGAGCAGCCGCGTCTGGGCCTGGGTGTCCATGCGACCCGGCACGACCTTCCAGGTGTACCAGCCCGGAGCGGCTCAAGTGCCTGGGCTTGTGATCTTTGGCGAAGACGATCCCTTCCTCGCCCGCCCTTCCAAGGAGGAAAACCTGACCGTGGTGGAAGTCATGCGCAAGAAACACGCCGCCCTCTGGACCTCTACCGTGGAGCCCAAGACGGGTCACGGCCCCGGCGGGAAGACCTGGCCCCTCGTCTTCTCCTTCCTCCGCCATACTTTCGCCGCCCGGGTACCCACAGATAGTGATCCGGGAAAAGGACCGATCAAACTGACCGTGCCCGCCGTGGAATCCGGCAACCTGGGGAAGAACTGGGATCCGGCTACAGGTGGGTATCAGACGCTCAAGACCGCCCCGTTTCAGACCTACTCCGGCGAGAAGGCAACCGCATCTTGGTTGGTGAATGAAGCGTTTGCCAAAGACTGGCAGTCGTTCCAGAGGGAAGGGAAGGTGGCGGGAGGTTCTTAG
- a CDS encoding Prostaglandin-E has product MHTHALIQNETLSFELLAAKLAEDQACLAAGGRVGDSGMIAPRLGGSEDKRTQLAHRLARHLFPCEDKDRTFAYIQYGRLLAKLRQAWLEQREIEEPTHVEDNPYRIARLPGHRAQFEALLQAPFSDGILHPTPMPVDIAPLEDLKPVFQHLESGTGAPESLPRMEFTRGALDCEGRMDMCKQVVADRHIGTLVDSVQHNVNVQHFLLGNNIVGDAGAAQVARLVSNPQTGASLQTLYLAGNCIGTSGSAALADALRDNRTVKSLWLKRNPLHLEGVQHLASMLETNASLETLDLANTGLFDEGIAVLFGSLRKNSTLRTLYIDANGITPAGARHIASYFEFLKSEGRVGLTGLFASINRLGDEGARLIAESVKGCEHLVRLELSSNRIQHAGLESLLEAGSSLPALRYLGVGFYKSTSDLGELPNYFDGSCADIIADFLRHNQTLQVLDLRDTNLRPGGLELIVEALESNRSLLHLYADQYGASLDPVYRQRLDALLACNVEATLGLSLRKFRKNPLRFIKHTENIRHIDSIYRNRM; this is encoded by the coding sequence ATGCATACTCATGCCCTCATCCAAAACGAAACACTGTCCTTCGAGCTGCTGGCTGCCAAGCTGGCCGAAGATCAGGCGTGTCTCGCCGCGGGAGGTCGGGTCGGGGACAGTGGTATGATCGCGCCCCGTCTGGGCGGATCGGAGGACAAACGAACGCAGCTGGCCCATCGTCTGGCCCGCCATCTCTTCCCTTGTGAAGACAAGGACCGGACGTTCGCATACATCCAGTATGGCCGCCTGCTGGCAAAGCTCCGCCAGGCCTGGCTGGAGCAGCGCGAGATCGAGGAGCCAACGCATGTGGAGGACAATCCGTACCGCATCGCCCGGCTCCCGGGACATCGTGCCCAGTTTGAAGCCCTTCTGCAGGCGCCGTTCTCGGACGGCATCCTGCATCCTACACCCATGCCGGTGGATATCGCCCCGTTGGAAGATTTGAAACCCGTGTTCCAGCATCTGGAGTCCGGCACAGGCGCTCCTGAATCCCTGCCCCGCATGGAGTTCACGCGTGGTGCTCTCGACTGCGAGGGCCGCATGGACATGTGCAAGCAGGTCGTGGCCGACCGCCACATCGGCACCCTGGTGGATTCCGTGCAACACAATGTCAACGTCCAGCACTTCCTCCTCGGCAATAACATCGTGGGGGATGCGGGTGCCGCTCAGGTTGCCCGGTTGGTGAGCAATCCCCAGACAGGTGCGTCCCTCCAGACCCTTTATCTGGCCGGGAATTGCATCGGCACCAGCGGCTCGGCTGCGCTCGCGGACGCGTTGCGGGACAATCGCACTGTGAAATCCCTGTGGTTGAAGCGCAATCCGCTTCATCTTGAAGGGGTGCAGCATCTTGCCTCCATGCTGGAGACCAATGCCTCCCTGGAGACGCTGGATCTGGCAAATACCGGGCTCTTTGACGAGGGCATCGCCGTGCTTTTTGGCAGCCTGCGGAAGAACTCCACCCTGCGCACGCTCTACATTGATGCCAATGGCATCACGCCTGCGGGTGCGCGGCACATCGCCTCCTACTTTGAGTTCTTGAAGTCGGAGGGGCGTGTGGGACTTACCGGTTTGTTTGCCTCCATCAACCGTCTCGGTGACGAAGGCGCGCGGCTGATCGCGGAGTCCGTGAAGGGTTGCGAACATCTGGTGCGGTTGGAACTTTCATCGAACCGCATCCAGCACGCCGGTCTGGAGTCCCTTCTGGAGGCTGGCTCCAGTCTGCCTGCGCTGCGGTATCTGGGTGTGGGCTTCTACAAGTCCACCTCGGACCTCGGGGAGCTGCCCAACTACTTTGACGGCTCGTGTGCGGATATCATCGCGGACTTCCTCCGCCACAACCAGACCCTGCAGGTGCTTGATCTGCGGGATACCAATCTCCGCCCCGGCGGGTTGGAGCTGATTGTGGAGGCCCTGGAGTCGAATCGCTCCCTGCTGCATCTCTATGCTGACCAGTATGGAGCGTCGCTCGACCCTGTCTATCGTCAGCGGCTCGATGCGCTCCTGGCCTGCAACGTGGAGGCCACGCTGGGGCTCTCCCTCAGGAAGTTCCGTAAGAATCCGCTGCGCTTCATCAAGCACACGGAAAACATCCGTCACATCGACAGCATCTACCGCAACCGCATGTAA